From the Flavobacterium galactosidilyticum genome, one window contains:
- a CDS encoding glycerophosphodiester phosphodiesterase: protein MLKIGHRGAKGHEPENTLISFQKALDMQVDGIELDVHLSADGELIVIHDETIDRTTNGIGLVNSLSLRQLKKCRINNHHEIPLLSEVFDLVNKNCFINIELKSYETAEKVVELIEDYVSEKNWKYEQFLISSFDWNALQQVRFLNERIQIGVLTETDLDLALAFAKFIQAKSIHPHFHMLSEENVSKIQSKGLQVFPWTVNEREDVEKIKSYKVNGIITDFPNRI, encoded by the coding sequence ATGCTCAAAATAGGACATCGCGGTGCAAAAGGTCACGAACCTGAAAACACTTTAATTTCTTTCCAAAAAGCATTAGACATGCAAGTAGATGGGATAGAACTTGACGTACATTTGAGTGCTGATGGAGAATTAATAGTAATCCATGACGAAACAATCGACAGAACGACCAACGGAATCGGCCTAGTGAATAGCTTATCTTTGCGCCAATTGAAAAAGTGTCGAATCAATAACCACCATGAAATTCCATTGCTTTCAGAAGTTTTTGACCTCGTAAACAAAAACTGCTTTATTAATATTGAATTGAAAAGTTATGAAACTGCAGAAAAAGTAGTCGAATTAATTGAGGATTATGTTTCGGAAAAAAACTGGAAGTACGAACAGTTTTTAATTTCTAGTTTTGACTGGAATGCACTGCAACAAGTTCGGTTTTTGAATGAGAGAATTCAAATTGGTGTTCTAACAGAAACGGATTTAGACCTAGCTTTGGCTTTCGCCAAATTTATTCAGGCAAAATCAATTCATCCTCACTTTCATATGCTAAGTGAAGAAAATGTTTCCAAGATACAATCAAAAGGACTGCAAGTTTTCCCATGGACAGTTAATGAAAGAGAAGACGTAGAAAAAATAAAAAGTTATAAAGTAAACGGAATTATCACTGATTTCCCAAATAGAATATGA
- a CDS encoding NAD(P)/FAD-dependent oxidoreductase: MNSNFDIILVGGGAAGFFTAINIVEKNPKLKVAILERGSEVLQKVRISGGGRCNVTNACFEPNELVKFYPRGEKELRGPFHQFCSGDTIEWFEKHGVELKIEADGRMFPVSNSSQTIIDCFLEATNKLGIAVLTGQSVQSIFKKDTHWKIETQNENYVTEKLILATGSNPKVWEMLQKFGHAIVSPVPSLFTFNIKDSRIKELPGVAAQVTVKVKDTKLTSTGPLLITHWGMSGPAILKLSAWGARVLHDKNYQFTIFVNWLNDAEKDEVENKLKELKQEHAKKSVSKKSPFELTNRLWESLVLASGIEVETKWADLSKIQLQSLVNQLINGTFQVNGKSTFKEEFVTAGGIDLKEINFKTMESKLHEHLYFAGEIVNIDAITGGFNFQNAWTSGFIVANNFQITNLR; the protein is encoded by the coding sequence ATGAATTCAAATTTTGATATAATACTAGTTGGCGGTGGCGCAGCAGGTTTTTTTACAGCAATAAATATTGTAGAGAAAAATCCAAAATTGAAAGTGGCCATTCTAGAACGTGGCAGCGAAGTGCTACAAAAAGTTAGAATTTCTGGCGGCGGAAGATGCAATGTAACTAATGCTTGTTTCGAACCAAATGAATTAGTAAAATTTTATCCAAGAGGTGAAAAAGAATTACGAGGACCATTTCATCAGTTTTGTTCCGGAGACACCATCGAATGGTTTGAAAAACATGGAGTAGAATTAAAAATCGAAGCAGACGGACGTATGTTTCCCGTTTCTAATTCATCGCAAACAATTATCGATTGTTTTCTTGAAGCAACTAACAAACTAGGTATTGCCGTTTTAACAGGTCAAAGCGTACAATCTATTTTCAAAAAAGACACACATTGGAAAATAGAAACTCAAAATGAAAATTATGTGACTGAAAAATTAATTTTAGCTACAGGAAGCAATCCTAAAGTATGGGAAATGCTTCAAAAATTTGGTCATGCGATAGTAAGTCCAGTTCCTTCCCTATTCACCTTTAATATCAAAGATTCTCGAATAAAAGAATTACCAGGAGTTGCTGCTCAGGTTACGGTAAAAGTAAAAGACACGAAACTAACCTCAACTGGACCATTACTAATTACACATTGGGGAATGAGCGGACCAGCCATTTTAAAACTCTCTGCCTGGGGAGCAAGAGTTTTGCATGACAAAAATTATCAGTTTACCATTTTCGTCAATTGGCTTAATGACGCAGAGAAAGATGAAGTAGAGAACAAACTAAAAGAATTAAAACAAGAGCATGCTAAAAAATCAGTTTCAAAGAAATCCCCTTTTGAATTAACCAATAGATTATGGGAAAGCCTAGTCTTGGCATCAGGAATTGAAGTGGAAACTAAATGGGCTGATTTATCAAAAATTCAACTGCAAAGCTTAGTAAATCAATTAATAAATGGAACCTTTCAAGTCAACGGAAAAAGCACTTTTAAAGAAGAATTTGTCACTGCAGGCGGAATAGATTTAAAAGAAATCAATTTTAAAACAATGGAAAGTAAGTTGCATGAGCACCTTTATTTTGCGGGCGAAATCGTAAATATTGATGCGATTACTGGCGGATTTAATTTCCAAAATGCATGGACGAGCGGTTTTATTGTGGCTAATAATTTTCAAATAACTAATCTTCGTTAA
- a CDS encoding TspO/MBR family protein, with protein MNKITRIVLLVIICLAVGYFSGAVTREAITDWYPTLIKPTFNPPNSIFFPVWTALYIMMGIAAGLVWNKIEVQKEAVKKALIFFAIQLGLNALWSYLFFGLHNPMLAGLEIVVLWLMIYETYIQFSKINKIAGYLLVPYIAWVSFAAILNASIWWLNKV; from the coding sequence ATGAATAAGATTACCCGAATAGTATTACTAGTAATTATTTGCCTTGCTGTGGGCTATTTCTCTGGTGCGGTTACTCGTGAAGCCATTACAGATTGGTATCCAACTTTGATAAAACCAACTTTTAATCCACCTAATTCGATATTTTTCCCGGTGTGGACTGCCCTTTATATTATGATGGGAATTGCTGCAGGACTGGTTTGGAACAAAATAGAAGTTCAAAAAGAAGCTGTAAAAAAAGCACTGATTTTCTTTGCTATTCAATTAGGATTGAATGCTTTGTGGTCATACTTATTCTTTGGATTGCATAATCCTATGTTAGCCGGTTTAGAAATTGTTGTTTTGTGGTTAATGATTTATGAAACCTATATTCAGTTTTCTAAAATAAACAAAATTGCAGGATACTTGCTTGTACCGTACATTGCTTGGGTAAGTTTCGCAGCGATTTTGAATGCTAGTATTTGGTGGTTGAATAAAGTTTAG
- a CDS encoding diphosphomevalonate/mevalonate 3,5-bisphosphate decarboxylase family protein produces MFTAKDFIPTNYSKTIEQGNFQWTAPSNIALVKYWGKKDNQIPANPSVSFTLNNCKTITKLAFAKKEISTVLNETGEKFSFDLLFEGKPKEDFKPKIQKFLERIEIYLPFLKDYHFTIDTENTFPHSSGIASSASGMAALAMNLMRLEKELNPNMTENYFYQKASMLARLGSGSACRSIKGEVVVWGNHNNISGSSELFGVEFPNIIHDVFKNFQDTILLVDKGEKQVSSTVGHDLMHNHPYAERRFAQAHENLDKLITIFENGDLEEFIKIVESEALTLHSMMMTSMPYFILMKPNTLEIINAIWKFRNATKIPVCFTLDAGANVHVLYPNKNKEIVLQFIQSELVGYCQNGQYICDEIGTGAVEN; encoded by the coding sequence ATGTTTACAGCAAAGGATTTTATTCCAACCAACTATTCAAAAACTATAGAACAAGGTAATTTTCAGTGGACCGCTCCTAGCAATATTGCATTAGTGAAATATTGGGGCAAAAAGGACAACCAGATTCCTGCGAATCCTTCCGTAAGTTTTACGTTAAATAATTGCAAAACAATCACCAAATTGGCTTTTGCCAAAAAAGAAATTTCGACTGTGCTCAATGAGACAGGAGAAAAATTTTCGTTTGACTTATTATTTGAAGGAAAACCAAAGGAAGATTTCAAGCCCAAAATCCAAAAATTTTTAGAGCGAATTGAAATTTATTTGCCCTTTTTGAAGGATTATCATTTTACGATTGATACCGAGAATACTTTTCCACATAGTTCAGGAATAGCATCTTCGGCATCTGGAATGGCAGCTTTAGCAATGAACTTAATGCGTCTAGAAAAAGAGTTGAATCCAAATATGACGGAGAACTATTTTTATCAAAAAGCATCTATGCTAGCGCGATTAGGTTCAGGAAGTGCTTGTCGCAGTATAAAAGGCGAAGTAGTTGTTTGGGGAAATCATAATAACATTTCTGGAAGTTCTGAATTATTTGGTGTTGAATTTCCAAACATTATACATGATGTTTTCAAGAATTTTCAAGATACGATTTTGTTAGTTGATAAAGGCGAGAAACAAGTCTCAAGCACCGTAGGTCATGATTTAATGCACAACCATCCTTATGCGGAAAGGCGTTTTGCACAAGCACATGAAAATTTAGATAAACTAATTACAATTTTCGAAAATGGGGATTTAGAGGAATTTATCAAAATTGTAGAAAGTGAAGCGTTGACTTTGCATTCGATGATGATGACTTCAATGCCATATTTTATATTGATGAAACCAAATACTTTGGAAATTATCAACGCTATTTGGAAATTTAGAAATGCTACTAAAATACCGGTATGCTTTACACTAGATGCTGGTGCAAACGTGCATGTTTTGTATCCAAATAAAAACAAAGAAATAGTATTACAATTTATTCAGAGCGAATTAGTTGGCTATTGTCAAAATGGTCAGTACATTTGTGACGAAATTGGAACTGGAGCGGTTGAAAATTAA
- a CDS encoding mevalonate kinase family protein — translation MKGPLFYSKILLFGEYGIIRDSKGLSIPYNFYNGALKKEENPSEEAIKSNGHLKRFVVYLQNLQKEQPDLVNFDLISLQEDVETGMYFDSSIPQGYGVGSSGALVAAIYDKYAQNKITVLENLTREKLLQLKTIFSQMESFFHGKSSGLDPLNSYLSIPILINSKDNIEATGIPTQSFDGKGAVFLIDSGIVGETAPMVNIFMENLKDKGFRAMLKNQFVKHTDACVENFLGGDMKSLFMNTKKLSKVVLNNFKPMIPEQFHGIWQKGIDSNDYYLKLCGSGGGGYILGFTEDLEKARQSLNDYKLEVVYQF, via the coding sequence ATGAAAGGACCTCTATTTTATTCTAAAATACTACTCTTTGGAGAATACGGAATTATCCGTGACTCAAAAGGATTGTCAATTCCGTATAATTTTTACAACGGTGCACTAAAAAAAGAGGAAAATCCATCTGAGGAAGCGATTAAATCTAATGGACATTTGAAGCGTTTTGTGGTCTATTTGCAAAATCTTCAAAAAGAACAACCTGATTTAGTCAATTTTGATTTGATTAGTTTACAAGAGGATGTTGAAACTGGAATGTACTTCGATTCTAGTATTCCGCAAGGATACGGCGTAGGAAGTAGCGGCGCTTTAGTAGCTGCTATATATGATAAATACGCTCAAAACAAAATAACGGTTCTTGAAAACTTAACTCGTGAAAAATTACTACAGCTTAAAACTATATTTTCGCAAATGGAGAGCTTTTTCCATGGTAAAAGTTCAGGATTAGACCCTTTGAATAGTTATTTGAGCATTCCTATCTTGATCAATTCTAAAGATAACATTGAAGCTACTGGAATTCCAACGCAAAGTTTTGACGGAAAAGGTGCTGTTTTCTTGATTGATTCAGGAATTGTAGGCGAAACTGCTCCAATGGTAAACATTTTTATGGAAAACTTAAAAGATAAAGGTTTCCGTGCGATGTTGAAAAACCAATTTGTAAAACATACCGATGCTTGCGTTGAAAACTTTTTAGGAGGCGACATGAAATCTTTGTTCATGAACACTAAAAAATTATCTAAAGTGGTGTTGAACAACTTCAAACCAATGATTCCAGAGCAATTTCATGGTATTTGGCAAAAAGGAATTGATAGTAATGATTACTATTTAAAATTGTGTGGATCTGGCGGTGGCGGCTACATTTTGGGCTTCACTGAAGATTTAGAAAAAGCGAGACAATCCTTAAATGATTATAAATTAGAAGTGGTTTACCAGTTCTAA
- a CDS encoding geranylgeranylglycerol-phosphate geranylgeranyltransferase, whose protein sequence is MNRKNRLLIMKIASLFSVVRGYNIPIIILAQYLSAIFILAPEKRALDILLDFNLFILVFASSLTIASGYIINNFYDSRKDLINRPNKSMLDRLVSQKTKLSVYFTLNFIVALMAMFVSWRVFLFFSGYIFFIWFYSHKIKKYPFIGNLMAAILAVLPFFAILLYFYTRIPFEDIENYKIQLVVIFGHATFLFLLLLIREMIKDLENLKGDLANDYKTIPIVYGQRISKQIVTILTVLTIFPVYYLIEISDVGFMDIYFYCCFIILIFFLLYLWKANSKAQFLLLHNVLKFLIVAGVFCIVLIDPSVLWHGKRLLLQF, encoded by the coding sequence ATGAACAGAAAGAATAGACTTCTAATAATGAAAATTGCAAGTTTGTTCTCTGTTGTTAGAGGCTACAATATTCCTATAATTATTCTGGCGCAATATTTATCAGCTATTTTTATTCTTGCACCAGAAAAAAGAGCACTAGATATTCTATTAGATTTCAACCTGTTTATACTCGTTTTTGCTTCGTCACTTACTATCGCTTCGGGCTATATCATTAATAATTTTTACGACAGCAGGAAAGACTTAATCAATCGTCCTAATAAGTCCATGTTAGACCGTTTAGTGAGTCAGAAAACGAAGTTAAGCGTATATTTTACACTTAACTTTATTGTAGCGCTGATGGCAATGTTTGTTTCTTGGCGTGTATTCTTATTCTTTTCTGGCTATATATTTTTCATTTGGTTTTATTCTCATAAAATAAAAAAATACCCATTTATAGGAAACTTGATGGCCGCTATACTAGCGGTCCTGCCATTTTTTGCCATTCTACTTTATTTTTACACTCGAATTCCATTTGAGGATATAGAGAATTACAAAATACAGCTTGTAGTAATATTTGGTCACGCCACTTTTTTATTCCTACTGTTACTCATTAGAGAAATGATCAAAGATTTAGAAAACCTAAAAGGTGATTTAGCCAATGATTACAAAACGATTCCAATTGTTTATGGCCAAAGAATTTCGAAGCAAATTGTTACTATATTGACTGTTTTAACCATTTTCCCAGTTTATTATTTAATCGAAATTTCAGATGTTGGATTTATGGACATTTACTTTTATTGTTGTTTTATAATATTGATTTTCTTCTTACTCTATTTATGGAAAGCAAACAGCAAAGCACAATTCCTATTACTACATAATGTGCTTAAATTTTTGATTGTAGCAGGTGTCTTTTGCATTGTATTGATCGACCCATCAGTGTTGTGGCATGGAAAAAGATTGCTCTTACAGTTTTAA
- a CDS encoding pseudouridine synthase — protein MNNKQGNNKGSGPRANSSRPSSNKPKPAMQKRAQGPKKVKPNTKVAEVVTDKVEKKPNQAAKRPKVKDEIRLNKYIANSGACSRRDADIYITSGTVKVNGVPVTEMGYMVKPGDVVNFDGATLTPEKKVYILLNKPKNFTTAMDEGQEYRNVLELVKGSTTAKIGAIGRMDKNTTGLLLFTNDTDMIRKFTLPSQKSSKIYQVSLDKNLKFEDLEKINKGLTLDGHRVFVEDVSYIEGEAKSEIGLKLRSSNVKVVRSIFEHFSYDVLRIDRVSFAGLTKKNLPRGNWRLLTDQEIINLKNV, from the coding sequence ATGAATAATAAGCAAGGCAATAATAAAGGAAGTGGTCCAAGAGCAAATAGTTCAAGACCAAGTTCTAACAAGCCAAAACCTGCGATGCAAAAACGGGCACAAGGGCCAAAAAAGGTTAAACCAAATACTAAGGTTGCAGAAGTTGTTACTGATAAAGTAGAGAAAAAGCCAAATCAAGCGGCAAAGAGACCAAAAGTTAAAGACGAAATTCGTTTGAACAAATACATAGCTAATTCAGGCGCTTGTTCGCGTCGTGATGCAGATATCTACATTACATCTGGGACGGTAAAAGTAAACGGAGTTCCTGTTACTGAAATGGGATATATGGTAAAACCAGGTGATGTTGTAAACTTTGACGGAGCTACACTAACACCAGAGAAAAAAGTTTATATCTTATTGAATAAGCCTAAAAACTTTACGACTGCAATGGACGAAGGTCAGGAATATCGTAATGTTTTAGAATTAGTTAAAGGTTCTACTACGGCAAAAATTGGTGCTATAGGAAGAATGGACAAGAATACAACCGGTTTGTTACTATTTACAAATGATACGGATATGATTCGTAAGTTCACTTTACCAAGTCAGAAATCATCTAAAATATACCAAGTTTCATTAGATAAAAATTTGAAATTTGAAGATTTAGAAAAGATAAACAAAGGTTTAACTCTTGACGGACACCGCGTTTTTGTTGAAGATGTGAGCTATATTGAAGGTGAAGCGAAAAGTGAAATTGGTTTAAAATTGCGCTCTTCTAACGTGAAAGTGGTTCGTAGCATTTTTGAGCACTTCAGTTATGATGTTTTAAGAATTGACCGCGTATCTTTTGCAGGATTAACAAAGAAAAATTTACCGAGAGGAAATTGGAGATTACTTACTGATCAAGAGATAATCAATTTGAAGAACGTGTAA
- a CDS encoding nuclear transport factor 2 family protein, with protein sequence MTPEKLQSIAFKWLDTFNNKELEKLLSLYDDDAVHFSPKLKISKPETNGFVSGKQELRKWWLDAFERLPSLNYKVKSLTANGDRVFMEYTRTVIGEEDLLVAEVLDIRNDVIVASRVYHG encoded by the coding sequence ATGACACCAGAAAAATTACAGTCGATCGCATTTAAATGGTTAGACACTTTTAATAACAAAGAATTAGAAAAATTACTATCATTATACGATGATGATGCCGTTCATTTTAGTCCAAAGCTGAAAATAAGTAAACCAGAAACAAATGGTTTTGTGAGCGGAAAACAAGAATTAAGAAAATGGTGGCTCGATGCATTCGAGCGTTTACCAAGTTTAAATTATAAAGTAAAATCACTTACCGCAAATGGAGACCGCGTTTTTATGGAATATACAAGAACAGTTATTGGCGAAGAAGATTTGCTTGTCGCTGAAGTATTAGATATCAGAAATGATGTTATAGTAGCTTCGAGAGTTTACCACGGATAG
- a CDS encoding M3 family metallopeptidase: MRKKSFFILLVIGNMLTVEAQEKKEETVNNPFFQPYNTPFNVPPFDLIKNEHFKPAILEGIKMHDAEINAIANATAAPSFDNTILAMEKAGTLLSNVNVVFSNLNSANTNKELQNIAKEVAPSLSAHRDNIYLNAKLFARVKALWDKKESLGLNLEQAKILDNSYRNFVRSAANLSETDKGMLRKINGELSLLSLKFGQNLLAETNKYELVIKDKKDLAGLPQGLIDAAAADAKAKGKEGKWVFTLSNSSVMPFLQYSANRKLREEIWNAYQSRANHDDESDNKENVVQLANLRGQRARLLGFKSHSNYVLEESMAKTPENVNKLLNDLWKPALEIAKQEAVDIKNMMAKDGIKGAVQPYDWRYYTEKIRKERFDLDEEELKPFFSLENVRNGVFQVTQKLYGVTFTELNNVPKYHEDASVWEVKEADGSHIGIIYMDFHPRDSKRGGAWMTSYRTQETVDGKRLAPVVSIVCNFTKPSATAPALLTFDEVTTFFHEFGHALHGLLSNVTYKSLAGTSVPRDFVELPSQIMENWAAEPDVLKMYAKQYKTGEVIPESLINKLKKAGTFDQGFTTTEYLAASLLDLEYHSQTKDITMDANAFEKAAMKKIGLVDAIIPRYRSTYFNHVFAGGYSSGYYSYIWSGVLDTDAFEVFKTTTLFNPEKAKSFRENVLEKGGTEDPMVLYKRFRGAEPSIEPLLRKRGLDKKQEALKKVKG; the protein is encoded by the coding sequence ATGAGAAAAAAGTCCTTTTTTATTTTATTAGTTATCGGAAATATGCTAACTGTTGAAGCCCAAGAAAAGAAAGAAGAAACGGTAAATAATCCGTTTTTTCAACCGTATAATACGCCATTTAATGTTCCTCCTTTTGATTTGATCAAAAACGAACATTTTAAACCTGCTATTTTAGAGGGTATCAAAATGCATGACGCAGAGATTAATGCAATTGCAAATGCTACTGCCGCTCCAAGTTTCGATAATACAATTCTCGCTATGGAAAAAGCGGGTACATTATTGTCAAATGTAAATGTGGTTTTCTCCAATTTAAATTCGGCAAATACCAATAAAGAACTCCAGAATATCGCTAAAGAGGTAGCGCCAAGTTTATCTGCACACCGAGATAATATTTATCTAAACGCGAAATTGTTTGCACGAGTAAAAGCACTTTGGGACAAGAAGGAAAGTTTAGGTTTGAATTTAGAGCAAGCAAAGATTTTAGATAATTCTTATAGAAATTTCGTACGAAGTGCAGCAAACCTTTCCGAGACTGATAAGGGAATGTTGCGAAAAATAAACGGAGAGCTTTCATTATTGAGTCTGAAATTTGGTCAAAATTTATTAGCTGAAACTAATAAATACGAATTGGTTATCAAGGATAAGAAGGATTTAGCCGGATTGCCGCAAGGATTAATAGATGCTGCAGCAGCAGATGCTAAAGCCAAAGGAAAAGAAGGTAAATGGGTATTTACACTTTCTAATTCGAGTGTAATGCCATTTTTACAATATAGCGCGAATAGAAAGTTACGTGAGGAAATTTGGAATGCTTATCAATCGAGAGCGAATCATGATGACGAATCTGATAATAAAGAAAACGTGGTGCAATTAGCTAATCTGCGAGGTCAAAGAGCACGATTGTTAGGTTTTAAATCACATTCTAATTATGTTTTAGAAGAGTCGATGGCTAAGACACCTGAAAATGTAAACAAGCTTTTGAATGATTTGTGGAAGCCAGCTTTGGAGATTGCGAAGCAAGAAGCGGTCGACATTAAGAATATGATGGCAAAGGACGGCATAAAAGGAGCGGTACAGCCTTATGACTGGAGGTATTACACAGAGAAAATAAGAAAGGAACGTTTTGACTTAGATGAGGAAGAGCTAAAGCCTTTCTTTAGTTTGGAGAATGTTAGAAACGGTGTTTTTCAAGTAACACAAAAGTTATATGGAGTTACATTTACGGAATTAAATAATGTTCCAAAATATCATGAAGACGCTTCTGTTTGGGAAGTTAAAGAGGCTGACGGAAGTCACATTGGTATTATTTACATGGATTTTCATCCACGTGATTCAAAACGTGGTGGAGCTTGGATGACATCTTACAGAACTCAAGAAACGGTTGACGGAAAAAGACTAGCTCCCGTGGTTTCAATTGTATGTAATTTTACTAAGCCGTCAGCTACAGCCCCTGCTTTGTTGACTTTTGATGAGGTAACTACGTTTTTCCATGAATTTGGTCATGCATTACACGGATTATTGTCAAATGTAACTTATAAGAGTCTTGCAGGAACTAGTGTTCCAAGAGATTTCGTTGAATTGCCATCTCAAATTATGGAAAATTGGGCAGCAGAGCCAGACGTTTTAAAAATGTATGCAAAACAATATAAAACAGGAGAGGTTATACCAGAAAGCTTAATCAATAAATTGAAAAAAGCGGGAACGTTTGATCAAGGTTTTACAACTACAGAATATTTAGCTGCTTCTTTATTAGACTTAGAATATCATTCACAAACTAAAGATATAACTATGGATGCGAATGCTTTTGAGAAAGCTGCAATGAAAAAGATTGGTTTGGTAGATGCTATTATTCCTAGATATCGTAGTACCTATTTTAATCATGTTTTCGCAGGAGGTTATTCTTCGGGTTATTATAGTTATATCTGGTCAGGAGTTTTAGATACAGATGCTTTTGAAGTGTTTAAAACAACTACTCTTTTCAATCCTGAAAAAGCAAAATCATTCCGTGAAAATGTTTTGGAAAAAGGAGGGACGGAAGATCCTATGGTTTTATACAAACGTTTTAGAGGGGCTGAGCCAAGTATTGAGCCTTTATTAAGAAAGCGTGGATTAGATAAAAAACAGGAAGCTTTGAAAAAAGTGAAAGGATAA